The DNA window TGCTTCGCTGTCGAGCTTGGCGAAACGGCAGCGACCCGCATGGCGAAGGGCGGCCTGCTCGAAGATCGGCGCGAAGGCGCGACAGGGACCGCACCAGTCGGCCCAGACGTCGATCAGCAGCGGCACGTCGCCTGCGCACTGGGCGCTGGCGTTGGCTTCGGTGAGTACGAACGGCTCGCGTGGGAACAGCGCCGAGTGACAGCGCCCGCAGCGGGCCTCGGTGCCGCGGTCGGGATGAATGCGATTGCGCGCGTCGCAGGAGGGACAGACGGAAATCAGAGTGGGCATGGGGGTTGGCTCCGTATTCAGAGCATCCAGGGTTCGAACAGTGCGCGGCGATCGACGCTCTCGCCCGAGAGCATGAATTCGCCTTCGCCGCGGTAGTGGAAGGTGCGTGGCGGCGGACCGGGGATCGCTTGGGCCGCCACCACTTCGAAGATGAAGAAATCGTAGCGCTCGACCAGCGCGTCATCGAACAATTGGCACTCGAAGCAGGCGTGGCAGTCGAGCAGCCGCGGTGCGGCGACCTTGCTGCCTGCACGGGCATTGAGGCCGAACTCGGCGAACTTGTCGCGCTCCGAGCCCGAGCAGTTGCCGATCCGTACCGCGGTGTCGAGCAGCGCCTCCCCAGGCAGGTTGAGTACGCACTGCGAACTCGAGCGGACCAAGTGATGGCTGTGATTGGCCCGTGAGATCACGCAGCCGACCAATGATGGAGAGAACTCCATCACTGTGTGCCAGCCGAGCGTCATCACATCGCGCTCGCCATCGTGTGCGCTGGTGAGCAGCAGGATCGGCCCCGGCTCGAGGTAGCGGCGTACGTTCTCGACGGGAAAAGCGCGTTTGCGCGGGCGGCCCATCGCGATCTCCAGTGGAAAGCCTCACTTGAGATTAGGCCGCGCCGGCCCGGCTTGCTAGTCGAAGTGTTCGAGCAAAGCGATACCGGGGCTCGCTTCAGCGGCGGTCTAGCCAGACGGTCTGTGGATTGCAGAACTCGCGGATACCGAAGTGGGAGAGCTCACGACCGTAGCCGCTCATTTTCACTCCGCCGATCGGCACTCGCGGATCGGAAGTGGTCGAGCCGTTGATGAACACGCCGCCGCTTTCGAATCGTGCCGCGAGCCTTTTGGCGCGCTCCACGTCAGCGCTCCACAGCGCGCCTGAGAGCCCGAAGCGGCTGTCATTGGCGAGTTCGATCGCGTGCTCGGCGTCGCGGGCCTCGATCAGCGCGGCGAGCGGGCCGAAGGTCTCCTCCTCGAAGGCCACCATCGTCGGGGTCACGCCATCGAGCACGGTGACCGGGTAGTGATTCCCAGGGCCAGGCAGCGGCTCGCCGCCGAGCAGCAGGCGTGCGCCCTGGGCGATGCTCTTCTCCACTTGGCCGTGCAGCTCGTCGCGCAGGTCGCGGCGCGCCATCGGGCCGATGTCGGTCGCCGGATCACGCGGGTCACCGACCTTGAGTGCGCCAGCGCGAGCGAGGAAGCGCTCGCGGAAGGCCGGCATCAGTGCGGCCTCGACGATGATCCGCTTGGCCGCGACGCAGACCTGCCCCGCGTTGGCGAAGCGCGCCTGAACGGCGGCTTCGACCGCGGCGTCGAGATCGGCATCGGCGAGTACCACGAAGGGGTCCGATCCGCCGAGCTCGAGCACGCTCTTCTTCAAAGCCGCGCCTGCGCGGGCGGCGATCTGCGATCCCGCGCGTACGCTGGCGGTGACCGCCACGGCGCGCACCCGTGGGTCGTCGATCAGCATGCCGACCTGGCCGGGCTCGACGTTGACCAGCTCGAACAGTCCTTCTGCCAATCCCGCCGCGCGCCAGGCTTCGGCCAGTTCAGTGGCCGAGCCGACCACGCTCGGCGCCGGCTTGAGCAGGTAGGCGTTGCCCGAGAGCAGGATCGGCACGGCGTTGCGCATCGCCTGCCACAGCGGGAAATTCCACGGCATTACCGCGAGCACCGTGCCCAGCGGGCGATACGCGATCCATGCTTTGCCCTCGAGTCCCGGCGCCGGCTCATCAGCAAGCATCGCAGGTCCATGCTCGGCGTACCATTCGCAGAGCCTGGCGCATTTTTCGACCTCGGCGTGCGCCTCGCGCAGGGTCTTGCCCATCTCGGCGACCATGGTGTCGGCTAGCCGGTCGGCCCGCTGGCGCAGCTGGGCGGCCATGCTGGTCAGCGCCGCCACCCGCCGCTCGAGCGGCGTATCGCGCCATGCGACGAAGGCGCGGTCGGCGGCGGCGAGGCGCGCCAGCGCGGCGTGGTCGTCGAGATAGGGATGATCGGCGATCGGCTGGCCGGTATGGGGATCGATCGAGACGGCGGCGGTCATTTTAGGCTCCGGGTAGGCTTGCGATCAGATCGAGGCGTCGATCGAGGCTTCGAGCAGGTCGAGAGCCTCGCTGAATACCTCGTCCTGAATGGTCAGCGGATAAAGGAAGCGGATCACATTGGCGTGGACACCGCAGGTCAGCAGCAGCAGGCCGCGAGACAGCGCGGTCTGCTGGATTCGCGTCGCCAGCGCCGCATCCGGCTTGCCCTCGAGATCGAAGAACTCGGCCGCGACCATGCTGCCGAGGCCGCGTACGTCCTTGAGCTGCGGATGGCGGCGCTGGATGGTGGCGAGCCGCTCGCGCAACCCGCTACCGAGCGCGTCCGCACGCGCCAGCAGTTGCTCCTCCTCGATCACCTCGATCACCGCCTGGGCCGATGCGATAGCCAATGGGTTGCCGGCATAGGTGCCGCCGAGCGCACCGGGAATCGGCGCATCCATCAGCTCAGCGCGGCCGACGATGCCGGAAAGCGGCATGCCGCCGGCCAGGCTCTTGGCGAAGGTGGTGATGTCGGCGGCCTGCGCGAAGTGCTGCATGGCGAAGAACTTGCCGGTGCGGGCGAAGCCACTTTGCACTTCATCAGCGATCATCACGATGCCATGCTGGTCGCAGATCGCACGAATGCGCGCGACGAACTCCTGGGGGGCGGCATAGAAGCCGCCTTCGCCCTGGACCGGCTCGAAGATGATCGCCGCGACCCGGCTCGGCTCGACGTCGCACTTGAACAGCTGCTCGAGCGCGCTGATCGAGTCGTCGACCGAGACGCCGTGGAGCGCGTTGGGGAACGGTGCGCGATAGATGTCGCCCGGCAGGGCGCCTGTGCCGATCTTGTAGGGCGCGGTCTTGCCGGTCAGCGCCAGGGTCAGCGCGGTGCGGCCGTGAAAGGCGCCACGGAAGGCGATCACCGCTGAGCGCTTGGTCGCGATGCGTGCGACCTTGATCGCGTTCTCGACCGCTTCGGCGCCTGTGGTGAAAAACGCCGCCTTCTTGGCGAAATCGCCGTGGGCACGCGCGGTGATCTTGCTCGCGAGCTCGGCGTAGCCGGCGTAGGGCACGATCTGGTAGGCGGTGTGGGTGAAGCGCTCGAGCTGTGCGCGGATCGCCTCGAGCAGCTTCGGATGGCGGTGGCCGGTATTGAGTACCGCGATGCCGGCGGCGAAGTCGATGTAGCGGTTGCCGTCGATGTCCCAAAGCTCAGCGTTCTCGGCACGCGCGGCATGGAAGTCGCACATCACACCGACACCGCGGGAGACGTGGTCGTGGCGCAGTTGAACGAGCTGTTCGTTGTTCATTGTTCGATCCTCGGAGGGGGCTGGCGGGAATAGGCGATAGTGGGGAAGATTGTTAGGTCTATTGGCCCTTGGGTAAAGATCCAATCATGGTAAACCGAAGGGGCCATTTCGAGGATGAAACATGCGCGACCTGTGGCTTGAACATCTCCAGCTGCGCTTGCCGCAGCGCGCTGATGCGCTGCTCGGCGAGCGGCTCTATGGCTGCATCCGTCAAGCGATCCTCGATGGGGTGTTCGCGACTGGCAGCCGGCTGCCGGCCTCGCGCGAGCTGGCTCAAGGGCTCGGCATTTCGCGCAATACGGTGACCAAGGTGTTCGATCAGCTGCTGGTCGAAGGTTTCCTCACCGCGCGGGTCGGTAGCGGTACCTTCGTTGCCGATCTCGACAGCGCCTACCCGCTGCGCCAGCCCGGCGGCGCCCTGCCCGACGCCGGCAGCGACGCGCCGACCGGCCTGTCGCGACGCGGAGCCGCGCTGATCGAGCATGCCAGCGCCTCGGTACGTCAATGGGGAGCGTTCATGCCGGGCGTGCCCGACGTGCGGCTTTTTCCCCACGTGCGATTGCAGCGTCGGCTGGCGGCGCTCTCCGCCAGTGCCGCACCGGGGATGCTGAGCTATCCGGAGCAGGGCGGCGATCCGCAGCTGCGCCGTGCGCTCGCCAACCACCTGACCTTGGTGCGTGGGGTGCACTGCGCGCCGGAGCGAATCCTGATCACCGAGGGCCTGCACCAGGGCATCGACCTGATCAGCCGCCTGCTGGCCGACCCCGGAGACCTCGCCTGGCTCGAGGAGCCCGGCTACTGGGGCATTCGACGGCTGCTCGAGATCAACGGGCTCGATACCCAGCCAGTGGCGGTCGACGACGAGGGGATGCGCCCCGAGGAGCCGTTCGGACGCCCTCCCCGGCTGATCTTCACCACGCCGTCGCACCATTATCCGCTCGGCGCGGTGATGAGTATCCAGCGTCGCCGCCAGCTGCTCGATCTGGCCCGGCGCTTCGATGCGCTGATCGTCGAGGACGACTACGACAGCGAATTCCGCTACTCGGGCAGTCCGATTCCCTCGCTGCAAGGACTCGAGCCCGGAGCGCCGGTGATCTACGCCGGCACCTTCAGCAAGACCATCTATCCGGGGCTGAGAATAGCCTACCTGGTCCTGCCCGAGGCGCTCGCCGAAGGCTTCTCCAGCGCTTACCTGGATCTCCATCGCGGCGGCCATGGATTGACCCAGCGGGCGCTGGCGGAGTTCATCGACAGCGGCGAGTACGCTCGTCATGTCAGGCGTATGCGCAGCGTATACGGCCGCCGCCGCGAGCAGTTGAGCAGCCTGATCGACGCACGCTTCGGCACCAGCCTGCTGCCCGCGGACGCCCGCGACCGGGCCGGCCTCCACCTGGTGCTGCAACTGCCCGACGCGGTCGATGACGTCGCGCTGGCCAGAGAATCCGCGGCCCAGGGGGTACTGGTCCGGCCGCTGTCGTGCTACTACGCAGGCGAGACCGTGCGACGCGGGCTGATGCTCGGCTATGCCAGCGTCGACGAAAGCGAGATGTGTGTGCCCTTCGAACGCCTCGCCGCCTGCATCGAACGCGCCATGGCTGAATGAACCAGGGGCGCGAAGGCTTTTCGCCCGTGCTATCGGTATTTCGCTTAGTGTCCGGATGCATCGCGTGACGCGCGGCAGACATCCAGATCGGTGGCGCTTATCCTGGCGCATATTCCAACCGGTGCGAGGAGATACGATGGAAGTCGATAAGCCCGAGGTGCTGCGTGAAGTGAACGCGGCCTGCGATCGCTATGAGGAAGCGTTGATGAGCAACGACCTGGATACCCTCGATGCGCTGTTCCTCGATGCTCCTCAAACGCTGCGCTACGGCGTCGGTGAGAATCTCTACGGGATCGACGAGATTCGTGCTTTTCGTCTTGCGCGCCCCGGCGGCTCGCCGAGCCGCCGGGTGCTGAAGCGGGTGGTGTCGAGCTTCGGCGATGATTTCGCCACCTCCAACCTGGAGTTCCAGCGTGAAGGCAGCGACAAGATCGGTCGCCAGAGTCAGACCTGGCTGCGTACCGACGAAGGCTGGCGAATCGTCGCCGCCCATGTCTCGCTGATGGGCAGCTCGCATTGAGAGTGTGGCGGTTCCTTGGAGCGCCGCTTGTTCCGAAAGCGGTTCGACGCGCTCACCACATGCTTGGAACGGGGCCTCGGCGCCGACCTCCCCACCTTTCGTCCCGAGCGGCGTCCATGCGCACCGGCTGCAAGCGCCAGCAAAGGCCGGAGGACGCCAGTCGAGAGACCAGGCCTCGGTGCCAGAGCCGTGGTTCGACTCGGGCCCTCACGGTCTTTGGTGAGGCGGCTTGGGTCGGTGAGGGCCCGGCTCACCACGAACGGGGCTGAGGGACCAAGCCTTGGCGCCAGAGCCGTGGTTCGACTCGGGCCCCACGGCCTTTGGTGAGGCGGCTTGGATCGGTGAGGGCCCGGCTCACCACGAATGGGGCTGAGAGATCGGGCCTTGGCGCCGACCTCCCCTCCGTTCGTCCCGAGCGGCGTCCATGCGCAGTAGATGCAAGTATCAGCAAAGGCTGGAGGACGCCAGTCGAGGGACCAGGCCTCGGCGCCAGAGCCGTGGTTCGACTCGGGCCCATGGCTTTTGGTGAGGCGGCTTGGATCGGTGAGGGCCCGGCTCACCACGAACGGGGCTGAGAGACCAGGCCTCGGCGCTAGAGCTGTGGTTCGACTCGGCTCGTTCCTCGCTGGCTATCCGAGCATCTCAAGCGAGAAGCGCATCGAGAGACGCGAACGGGGGAGCCATGGCGTTCCCGCCGGGTTCCTCATCGACTCCGGCTTGGATGAACTTCTTTTTCAAGGGCTGGGATCGATGGATCAACTGGACAACGCACTACTCAATATCCTGATCAAGGACTCGCGTGTGTCGTATGCCGATATGGCGCGGCAGCTGAACATTTCGCGCGCCTACGCCCGAGTGCGGGTCAAGGCGCTGGTCGACAGCGGGGTGATCGAGAGCTTCACCACCGTGATCAATCCGGAAAAGCTGGGCAAGAGCATTTCGAACTTCGTCGATCTGACCGTTGCGCCGCATGCGATCGAGCAAGTGGCCGAGCGGCTGGCATCTACGCTCGAAGTCGTCAGTCTCTACATCATGAGCGATCTGAAGAGCTTGCATGTGCACACCCTGACCGATGGCCCTGAAAGATTCGAAGCCTTTGTGCGCGAGCATATCTTCAATCATCCCGAGATCCTCTCGGTCAATTGCACGGCTCTGATGACGCGGGTCAAGCACCGGCGCGGCGGCGCTCGGTTGTAGCCTGGGCCGTGCGTTAAATTCGTGCAGCCTAGCGACGCTGGTGCGTAGGTGACATCCGGCAACGGTCGACGCGCCAGAGAAATGGAATGGGGTGGAAAACGACAGGCTGGATGACAAATGGATGCACATGACGATTCCGGTTTCCATTTCGCTACGAAATAGTGAAGCGCACTGATGCTTTTTAGTGCGCACACTGATGATTTATTAAGTTATAGTTAATTTATAAGGATAAAATCAATAAGTTACGAGGACATTCATGGCATGCGGATTGCTATCTGAGCTGAGCTTCGAATTTACATTCGTCACTCAATGCATCCTCCATCACCATGAGTAAGCCTTCGATGAGCCTGAATCGACGCAATTTCCTGGCCAAGAGCGCCATCGCTGCCGGTACTGGCGCTGGTTTGATCCTCGGTGCCCCTGCGGTGGTCAGGGCGGACAGCAATAGAACGTTCAATTGGAGAATGACCAACGCCTACGCTCCTGGGTCGCCGTTCTACGTGCAAGGGCCGGGTAGCCCGACCGATTTCTGCCAGCGGGTCGCGTCGATGTCGGGAGGGCGGCTGAGGATCCAGCATTTTGCCGCGGGAGAGCTGATTCCCGCCCTGGAAGGATTCGACGCGGTGTCCAGCGGTCTGGTGGAGATGAACGCCGCCAACGCATTCTTCTGGTCGGGCAGGGTGCCCGCCGCCCAGTACTTCACCGCCGTGCCGTTCGGCATGAATACCCAGGGAATGAATGCCTGGATCTACAACGGTGGCGGATTGGCGCTATGGGAGGAGCTGTACGAGCCCTTCGGCCTGGTGCCGATGCCAATAGGCAACACCGGCACCCAGATGACCGGCTGGTTCCGTCAGCCGCTGGAAAGCGTCGATGATCTCAATGGGCTGCAAATGCGCATCCCCGGGCTTGCGGGCAGGGTCTACAGCGAGCTGGGCGTTTCGGTCAGGCTGCTGCCGGGGGGCGAGATATTCCCTGCGCTGGAGCGTGGGGTGATCGATGCCGCTGAGTTCGTCGGGCCTTATCAGGACCGGCGCATGGGGCTGCACAACGCGGCGAAGAACTACTACACCACCGGCTGGCACGAGCCGACCAACGTCACCGAGCTGATCATCAACAAGGGCGCCTGGGACAGCCTGCCGGAGGATCTCCAGGCCATCGTCAGGAACGCAGCCCAGGCGTGCAACAACGAAAGCCTTGCCTGGTCCGACGCCGTCAACGCCGACGCATTGGAGGACTTGGTCACCAACGAGGGGGTCATCGCCCGCCCGCTGCCGCCTGAGATCATCGCCCGTCTGTATGAAGTGACCAACGATACCTTGGCGAGCATGGCCGCGGCCGATCCGGCGACCCAGCGGATACATGAGCACTTCATGGCGTTTCGCTCCAAGTACGCTTCATGGGCGGCGGTCGGCGAGCGCGGGTTCATGAACCTGGGGGACGGCCGCGCATGATGTCCGTGGTCCATGGCATAGAGAGGATCGTCGAGGCAGTGGGGTGGGTGGCGCGGTGGTGCGTTCTGTTGCTGGTGCTGCTGGTGGCCTTCAACGTGCTGGGGCGCAATTTCCTCGGCTTCAGTTCGGTGGCTTTCCAAGAGTTCGAATGGCACCTGCTCTCGCCGATCGCGCTGATCGGGATGGCCTATACCCTCAAGCACCGTGCCGACGTCCGGGTCGACTTCCTCTATGAGAAGTTTCGCCCGCGAGTCCGCGCCGGCATCGATCTGTTCAGCGCTATCGCCACCTGCGCGGTGGGCGGCTTCATCGCATGGGTCGCGTTTCCCTATGTGATGCAGTCCTATCGGATCGGCGAGGGCTCGCCGGACCCCGGCGGGCTGTCGTACAGGTACCTGCTGAAGTCATTGCTGGTGATCGGCTTCGGCCTGTTCGCGCTGCAAGGCGTCGCTGATACGCTGCGTGCGCTTTGCACCCTAGCGACCAAGGAAGGCGGGGAGCAGACGCCATGAGTCCGAACGAGTTGTTACCGATCGTCATGGTCGCGGGCTTCTTCACGATGATGATGATCGGCGTCCCGGTGGCGATTTCGCTGGCGGTTTCAGGCTTCGTCGCCGGCTTCATCGGCTTCGGACCGATGCTGTTCAGCCTCCTGCCCTCGCGCATGTATGGAGTAGTGAGCAACTACACCCTGCTTGCGATCCCGCTTTTCACTTTCATGGGTGTGATGCTCGAGAAGTCGCGGATCGCCGTGGATATGCTCGATACGATCGGCAAGGCGATGCGAGGGCTGAACGGCGGAATGGGGCTGGCCATCGTGCTGGTCGGCGTGCTGCTCGGGGCCTCGACCGGCATCGTCGGCGCCACGGTGGTCACCATCGGGCTGCTCACGCTGCCGGTGCTGCTGCGCCGCGGCTACAAGACCAGCATCGCCTGCGGCACGATATGCGCCTCCGGCACCCTTGGGCAGATCATCCCACCCAGCCTGGTGCTGATCCTGCTGGCCGATATTCTTGGTGAATCGGTCGGATCGATCTTCGCTGCCGCCTTCATTCCCAGCATGGCGCTGGCATCGATCTATGCCATCTTCATCCTGCTGCTGGGGTGGCTGCGGCCCGACTGGATGCCGGCCATTCCGCTCGAGGAGCGCAGCCAGACCTCTCGCTTGCAGCTGTGCAAGGATATCCTGGGCTCGGTGCTGCCTCCGCTGCTGCTGGTGGTCGCGGTGCTCGGTTCGATCATCGCAGGGATCGCGGCGCCCACCGAAGCGGCCTCGATGGGCGCGCTGGGCAGTCTGGTGATCGCGATCGTCTCGCGGCGCTTGAGTTGGCAGGTACTCAAGCAGACGCTGCATGGCACGCTGAGCATCAGCGCGATGATCTTCCTCATCCTGCTGTGCTCCCAGCCCTTCTCGCTTGCTTTCCGCGGGCTCGGTGGCGAGGCGCTGGTGCACGATCTGTTCATGATGCTTCCGGGCGGAGAGCTTGGCGCGATCCTCTTCTTGATGGCGGTGCTGTTCGTACTCGGCTTCTTCCTCGAGTGGATCGAGATCTCCTACATCGCACTGCCGATGTTCTTGCCGGTGTTTCTCGGCTATGGCACCGACATGGTGTGGCTGGCGATCCTGGTGGCGCTCAATCTGCAGATGTCGTTTCTCACTCCGCCGTTCGGCTGGTCGTTGTTCTTCCTCAAAGGCGTTGCGCCGCCGGAGGTCAAGACCAGCGACATCTACCTCGGCGCCCTTCCGTTCGTCGTGCTGCAGATGCTCGCGGTCGCGCTGGTGTTCTTCTTCCCGGCGCTCGCGACCTGGTTGCCTCAGGCGATCGGCTGGTAGCCGCCAGTGGGAGGGGACGAGCCGCCGGGATGCGATAGACTCGAACGCTCAGGCCCCCTCCCACTGCACGGTGACCGCTCCTTATGACCTCCGCTTACGCTTCCCTTTGCGATCTTTTCCAACGGTTATCCCGGCTCGAGCACCTGAGTGCGATCTCTGGTTGGGACATGTATGTGATGATGTCGTCGAAGGGGAGTACGGCGCGCGCCGAAGCGATGGCCGAGCTCGAGCTCGAGATCCAGGCGCGGCTCGCAGCGCCCCGGGTCGCCGAGCTGCTGTCGGCGGCCGAGCAGGAGTCGCTGGACGACGACCAGCGTGCCGATCTCGTCGAGATGAAGCGGCGTCACGCCTGGACGACCGCGCTGCCGCCAGCGCTGGTCGAGGCCAAGTCGCTGGCCGGCGCACGCTGCGAGCACGCCTGGCGGCGCCAGCGTCCGGCCAATGACTGGACGGGTTTCGCAGCCAACCTGCGCGAGGTGGTGCGTCTTGCCCGCGAAGAAGCATCGATTCGTGCCGAGCTCACCGGGCTCGGCCGCTACGATGCGCTGCTCGATCACTACGAGCCGGGCATGCGTGCCGAGCGGCTGGATCCGCTGTTCGCCGATCTCAGCAGCTGGCTGCCCGAGCTGATCGAGCGAGCGCTGGAGCGCCAGGCGCGAGTAGCTGAAACCTCGCTCGAGGGTTCTTTCGATCCCGAGGCCCAGCGACGCCTCGGGCTCGAGGTGATGGCGCTGCTCGGCTTCGACTTCGAGGCCGGACGGCTCGATGTGAGCGCTCACCCTTTCTGTGGAGGCGTTCCTAGCGATGTGCGCATTACCACGCGCTTCGATGAGGGCGACTTTCTTCCCGCACTGATGAGCGTGATCCATGAGACTGGGCATGCGCGCTATGAGCAGAACCTGCCTTCGCGCTTTCATGGGCGCCCGATCGGGCTGGCCCGCTCGATGGGTATGCATGAATCGCAAAGCCTCTCATTCGAGATGCAGCTGGCGCGTTCGGATGCTTTTCTGTCGCTGCTCCAGCCGATGGTGAGTAATCACTTCGGGCGCCGACCCGGACTCGATCTGGAAGCGCTGGCTCGGCGAGTGCGGCGGGTCGCGCCGGGCAAGATCAGGGTCGATGCGGACGAGCTGTGCTATCCCGCTCACGTCATGCTGCGCTACCAGATCGAGCGTGCGCTGATCGAGGGCGAGCTCGAGGTCGATGATATTCCGGCGGCCTGGGACGAGCGG is part of the Halotalea alkalilenta genome and encodes:
- a CDS encoding flavin reductase family protein gives rise to the protein MGRPRKRAFPVENVRRYLEPGPILLLTSAHDGERDVMTLGWHTVMEFSPSLVGCVISRANHSHHLVRSSSQCVLNLPGEALLDTAVRIGNCSGSERDKFAEFGLNARAGSKVAAPRLLDCHACFECQLFDDALVERYDFFIFEVVAAQAIPGPPPRTFHYRGEGEFMLSGESVDRRALFEPWML
- a CDS encoding TRAP transporter large permease, producing MSPNELLPIVMVAGFFTMMMIGVPVAISLAVSGFVAGFIGFGPMLFSLLPSRMYGVVSNYTLLAIPLFTFMGVMLEKSRIAVDMLDTIGKAMRGLNGGMGLAIVLVGVLLGASTGIVGATVVTIGLLTLPVLLRRGYKTSIACGTICASGTLGQIIPPSLVLILLADILGESVGSIFAAAFIPSMALASIYAIFILLLGWLRPDWMPAIPLEERSQTSRLQLCKDILGSVLPPLLLVVAVLGSIIAGIAAPTEAASMGALGSLVIAIVSRRLSWQVLKQTLHGTLSISAMIFLILLCSQPFSLAFRGLGGEALVHDLFMMLPGGELGAILFLMAVLFVLGFFLEWIEISYIALPMFLPVFLGYGTDMVWLAILVALNLQMSFLTPPFGWSLFFLKGVAPPEVKTSDIYLGALPFVVLQMLAVALVFFFPALATWLPQAIGW
- the pdxR gene encoding MocR-like pyridoxine biosynthesis transcription factor PdxR; amino-acid sequence: MRDLWLEHLQLRLPQRADALLGERLYGCIRQAILDGVFATGSRLPASRELAQGLGISRNTVTKVFDQLLVEGFLTARVGSGTFVADLDSAYPLRQPGGALPDAGSDAPTGLSRRGAALIEHASASVRQWGAFMPGVPDVRLFPHVRLQRRLAALSASAAPGMLSYPEQGGDPQLRRALANHLTLVRGVHCAPERILITEGLHQGIDLISRLLADPGDLAWLEEPGYWGIRRLLEINGLDTQPVAVDDEGMRPEEPFGRPPRLIFTTPSHHYPLGAVMSIQRRRQLLDLARRFDALIVEDDYDSEFRYSGSPIPSLQGLEPGAPVIYAGTFSKTIYPGLRIAYLVLPEALAEGFSSAYLDLHRGGHGLTQRALAEFIDSGEYARHVRRMRSVYGRRREQLSSLIDARFGTSLLPADARDRAGLHLVLQLPDAVDDVALARESAAQGVLVRPLSCYYAGETVRRGLMLGYASVDESEMCVPFERLAACIERAMAE
- the trxC gene encoding thioredoxin TrxC; translated protein: MPTLISVCPSCDARNRIHPDRGTEARCGRCHSALFPREPFVLTEANASAQCAGDVPLLIDVWADWCGPCRAFAPIFEQAALRHAGRCRFAKLDSEAQPNLAGRWGIRSIPTLLLFRDGREIARQSGALPAPQLEAWLSSHGID
- the gabT gene encoding 4-aminobutyrate--2-oxoglutarate transaminase, whose product is MNNEQLVQLRHDHVSRGVGVMCDFHAARAENAELWDIDGNRYIDFAAGIAVLNTGHRHPKLLEAIRAQLERFTHTAYQIVPYAGYAELASKITARAHGDFAKKAAFFTTGAEAVENAIKVARIATKRSAVIAFRGAFHGRTALTLALTGKTAPYKIGTGALPGDIYRAPFPNALHGVSVDDSISALEQLFKCDVEPSRVAAIIFEPVQGEGGFYAAPQEFVARIRAICDQHGIVMIADEVQSGFARTGKFFAMQHFAQAADITTFAKSLAGGMPLSGIVGRAELMDAPIPGALGGTYAGNPLAIASAQAVIEVIEEEQLLARADALGSGLRERLATIQRRHPQLKDVRGLGSMVAAEFFDLEGKPDAALATRIQQTALSRGLLLLTCGVHANVIRFLYPLTIQDEVFSEALDLLEASIDASI
- a CDS encoding Lrp/AsnC family transcriptional regulator, whose protein sequence is MDQLDNALLNILIKDSRVSYADMARQLNISRAYARVRVKALVDSGVIESFTTVINPEKLGKSISNFVDLTVAPHAIEQVAERLASTLEVVSLYIMSDLKSLHVHTLTDGPERFEAFVREHIFNHPEILSVNCTALMTRVKHRRGGARL
- a CDS encoding NAD-dependent succinate-semialdehyde dehydrogenase, whose protein sequence is MTAAVSIDPHTGQPIADHPYLDDHAALARLAAADRAFVAWRDTPLERRVAALTSMAAQLRQRADRLADTMVAEMGKTLREAHAEVEKCARLCEWYAEHGPAMLADEPAPGLEGKAWIAYRPLGTVLAVMPWNFPLWQAMRNAVPILLSGNAYLLKPAPSVVGSATELAEAWRAAGLAEGLFELVNVEPGQVGMLIDDPRVRAVAVTASVRAGSQIAARAGAALKKSVLELGGSDPFVVLADADLDAAVEAAVQARFANAGQVCVAAKRIIVEAALMPAFRERFLARAGALKVGDPRDPATDIGPMARRDLRDELHGQVEKSIAQGARLLLGGEPLPGPGNHYPVTVLDGVTPTMVAFEEETFGPLAALIEARDAEHAIELANDSRFGLSGALWSADVERAKRLAARFESGGVFINGSTTSDPRVPIGGVKMSGYGRELSHFGIREFCNPQTVWLDRR
- a CDS encoding TRAP transporter small permease subunit; its protein translation is MMSVVHGIERIVEAVGWVARWCVLLLVLLVAFNVLGRNFLGFSSVAFQEFEWHLLSPIALIGMAYTLKHRADVRVDFLYEKFRPRVRAGIDLFSAIATCAVGGFIAWVAFPYVMQSYRIGEGSPDPGGLSYRYLLKSLLVIGFGLFALQGVADTLRALCTLATKEGGEQTP
- a CDS encoding carboxypeptidase M32, producing the protein MTSAYASLCDLFQRLSRLEHLSAISGWDMYVMMSSKGSTARAEAMAELELEIQARLAAPRVAELLSAAEQESLDDDQRADLVEMKRRHAWTTALPPALVEAKSLAGARCEHAWRRQRPANDWTGFAANLREVVRLAREEASIRAELTGLGRYDALLDHYEPGMRAERLDPLFADLSSWLPELIERALERQARVAETSLEGSFDPEAQRRLGLEVMALLGFDFEAGRLDVSAHPFCGGVPSDVRITTRFDEGDFLPALMSVIHETGHARYEQNLPSRFHGRPIGLARSMGMHESQSLSFEMQLARSDAFLSLLQPMVSNHFGRRPGLDLEALARRVRRVAPGKIRVDADELCYPAHVMLRYQIERALIEGELEVDDIPAAWDERMLRYLGVDTRGDYRNGCMQDIHWTDGGFGYFPTYTLGAIYAAQLFAAARQALPGLDERIADGELGVLFGWLDANVWSHGSRYSTDELLRRATGAPVSTQAYRAHLERRYA
- the hpxZ gene encoding oxalurate catabolism protein HpxZ yields the protein MEVDKPEVLREVNAACDRYEEALMSNDLDTLDALFLDAPQTLRYGVGENLYGIDEIRAFRLARPGGSPSRRVLKRVVSSFGDDFATSNLEFQREGSDKIGRQSQTWLRTDEGWRIVAAHVSLMGSSH
- a CDS encoding TRAP transporter substrate-binding protein, which translates into the protein MSLNRRNFLAKSAIAAGTGAGLILGAPAVVRADSNRTFNWRMTNAYAPGSPFYVQGPGSPTDFCQRVASMSGGRLRIQHFAAGELIPALEGFDAVSSGLVEMNAANAFFWSGRVPAAQYFTAVPFGMNTQGMNAWIYNGGGLALWEELYEPFGLVPMPIGNTGTQMTGWFRQPLESVDDLNGLQMRIPGLAGRVYSELGVSVRLLPGGEIFPALERGVIDAAEFVGPYQDRRMGLHNAAKNYYTTGWHEPTNVTELIINKGAWDSLPEDLQAIVRNAAQACNNESLAWSDAVNADALEDLVTNEGVIARPLPPEIIARLYEVTNDTLASMAAADPATQRIHEHFMAFRSKYASWAAVGERGFMNLGDGRA